Proteins from a genomic interval of Streptomyces sp. NBC_00820:
- the infB gene encoding translation initiation factor IF-2, translated as MAKVRVYELAKEFGVESKVVMAKLQELGEFVRSASSTIEAPVVRKLTDAFQGGSGKSGKPAPRKAAPKPGAPSPAQAARPAAPKPPAPKPPTAPQPAAAAPAAPAASAPASGPRPVPGPKPAPRPAPAAPEFTAPPAAPAAQAPQAPQAPAAQGPRSGARPGAPKPGGRPAGSGQDRPERPARPGQGAPRPGGQAPRPGARPAGPRPGNNPFTSGGSTGMARPQAPRPQGAPRPGGHGGAPGAPGAGPRPQGAPGAQGGGPRPQGPGGSRPSPAGMPRPQGGPRPGPAGGPRPNPGMMPQRPAAGPRPGPGGGGRGPAGAGRPGGGGGGRPGGGGFAGRPGGGGGGFAGRPAGPGGGGGGFAGRPGGPGGGGGGRPGFGGRPGGPGGRGGTQGAFGRPGGPARRGRKSKRQRRQEYEAMQAPSVGGVMLPRGNGEAIRLSRGASLTDFAEKINANPASLVAVMMNLGEMVTATQSVSDETLLLLAGEMNYTVQIVSPEEEDRELLESFDIEFGEDEGDEDDLVVRPPVVTVMGHVDHGKTRLLDAIRKTNVIAGEAGGITQHIGAYQVATEVNDVERKITFIDTPGHEAFTAMRARGARSTDIAILVVAANDGVMPQTVEALNHAKAADVPIVVAVNKIDVEGADPTKVRGQLTEYGLVAEEYGGDTMFVDISAKQGLHIDSLLEAVVLTADASLDLRANPNQDAQGISIESRLDRGRGAVSTVLVQRGTLRVGDTMVVGDAYGRVRAMLDDNGNNVAEAGPSTPVQVLGLTNVPGAGDNFLVVDEDRTARQIAEKRAARERNAAFAKRTRRVSLEDLDKVLKAGEVQQLNLIIKGDASGSVEALESSLLQLDVGEEVDIRVLHRGVGAVTESDIDLAMGSDAIVIGFNVRAAGRAAQMAEREGVDVRYYSVIYQAIEEIEAALKGMLKPEYEEVELGTAEIREVFKSSKLGNIAGVLVRSGEVKRNTKARLIRDGKVIAESLTISGLRRFKDDVTELREGFEGGINLGNFNDIKIDDVIATYEMREKPRV; from the coding sequence GCCGCCCCCAAGCCCGGCGCGCCCTCCCCGGCGCAGGCGGCACGTCCGGCTGCTCCGAAGCCGCCGGCCCCCAAGCCCCCGACGGCCCCGCAGCCCGCAGCTGCCGCCCCCGCGGCTCCCGCGGCGTCCGCGCCGGCCTCGGGTCCGCGTCCGGTTCCGGGCCCCAAGCCCGCGCCGCGCCCGGCCCCCGCTGCCCCGGAGTTCACCGCTCCGCCGGCCGCTCCGGCCGCGCAGGCTCCGCAGGCCCCCCAGGCTCCGGCCGCCCAGGGTCCGCGTTCCGGCGCCCGTCCCGGTGCGCCGAAGCCCGGTGGCCGTCCGGCCGGTTCCGGTCAGGACCGTCCGGAGCGTCCGGCCCGTCCGGGTCAGGGTGCTCCGCGCCCCGGTGGCCAGGCCCCGCGTCCCGGCGCTCGTCCGGCCGGTCCGCGTCCGGGTAACAACCCCTTCACCTCCGGTGGCTCCACCGGCATGGCGCGCCCGCAGGCTCCCCGCCCGCAGGGTGCTCCGCGTCCCGGCGGTCACGGCGGTGCTCCCGGTGCTCCCGGCGCCGGTCCCCGTCCCCAGGGGGCGCCCGGCGCCCAGGGTGGCGGCCCGCGTCCGCAGGGTCCGGGCGGTTCCCGTCCGTCCCCGGCCGGTATGCCCCGCCCGCAGGGTGGCCCGCGTCCCGGCCCGGCCGGCGGTCCGCGTCCGAACCCCGGCATGATGCCGCAGCGTCCCGCTGCCGGCCCGCGTCCCGGCCCTGGTGGCGGCGGTCGTGGTCCGGCCGGTGCCGGTCGTCCCGGTGGCGGCGGCGGCGGTCGTCCCGGTGGCGGCGGCTTCGCCGGTCGTCCCGGTGGTGGCGGTGGCGGCTTCGCCGGTCGTCCCGCCGGTCCCGGTGGTGGCGGCGGTGGCTTCGCCGGTCGTCCGGGTGGTCCCGGTGGTGGCGGCGGTGGCCGTCCCGGCTTCGGTGGCCGTCCCGGTGGTCCCGGTGGCCGTGGTGGCACGCAGGGCGCCTTCGGTCGTCCCGGTGGTCCCGCGCGTCGTGGTCGCAAGTCGAAGCGTCAGAGGCGCCAGGAGTACGAGGCCATGCAGGCCCCGAGCGTCGGCGGCGTGATGCTGCCGCGCGGCAACGGTGAGGCCATCCGCCTCTCCCGCGGCGCGTCGCTCACGGACTTCGCCGAGAAGATCAACGCCAACCCGGCGTCGCTCGTCGCGGTCATGATGAACCTCGGCGAGATGGTCACCGCCACGCAGTCCGTCTCCGACGAGACGCTGCTCCTCCTGGCCGGCGAGATGAACTACACGGTTCAGATCGTCAGCCCCGAGGAGGAGGACCGCGAGCTGCTCGAGTCCTTCGACATCGAGTTCGGCGAGGACGAGGGCGACGAGGACGACCTCGTGGTCCGTCCGCCGGTCGTCACCGTCATGGGTCACGTCGACCACGGTAAGACCCGACTGCTCGACGCCATCCGCAAGACGAACGTCATCGCGGGCGAGGCCGGCGGCATCACCCAGCACATCGGTGCCTACCAGGTCGCGACCGAGGTCAACGACGTAGAGCGCAAGATCACGTTCATCGACACCCCGGGTCACGAGGCGTTCACCGCCATGCGTGCCCGTGGTGCCCGGTCGACGGACATCGCGATCCTCGTCGTCGCGGCCAACGACGGCGTCATGCCGCAGACGGTCGAGGCGCTCAACCACGCCAAGGCGGCCGACGTCCCGATCGTCGTCGCGGTCAACAAGATCGACGTCGAGGGCGCCGACCCGACCAAGGTGCGCGGTCAGCTGACCGAGTACGGCCTCGTGGCCGAGGAGTACGGCGGCGACACCATGTTCGTCGACATCTCCGCCAAGCAGGGTCTGCACATCGACAGCCTCCTCGAGGCCGTCGTCCTCACCGCGGACGCCTCGCTCGACCTGCGGGCCAACCCGAACCAGGACGCGCAGGGCATCTCGATCGAGTCCCGTCTCGACCGCGGCCGCGGTGCCGTGTCCACGGTCCTCGTCCAGCGAGGCACCCTGCGGGTCGGCGACACGATGGTCGTGGGCGACGCCTACGGTCGCGTGCGCGCCATGCTCGACGACAACGGCAACAACGTCGCCGAGGCGGGCCCGTCGACGCCGGTCCAGGTCCTGGGCCTGACCAACGTCCCGGGTGCGGGCGACAACTTCCTCGTCGTCGACGAGGACCGCACCGCTCGCCAGATCGCGGAGAAGCGCGCTGCCCGTGAGCGCAACGCGGCCTTCGCCAAGCGCACGCGCCGCGTCTCCCTCGAGGACCTGGACAAGGTGCTCAAGGCCGGCGAGGTCCAGCAGCTGAACCTGATCATCAAGGGTGACGCTTCCGGTTCGGTCGAGGCTCTCGAGTCCTCGCTGCTCCAGCTGGACGTCGGCGAAGAGGTCGACATCCGCGTCCTGCACCGTGGTGTCGGTGCGGTCACGGAGTCCGACATCGACCTGGCGATGGGCTCCGACGCCATCGTGATCGGCTTCAACGTCCGTGCGGCCGGTCGTGCCGCGCAGATGGCCGAGCGCGAGGGTGTGGACGTCCGGTACTACTCGGTCATCTACCAGGCGATCGAGGAGATCGAGGCGGCCCTCAAGGGCATGCTCAAGCCGGAGTACGAAGAGGTCGAGCTCGGTACGGCGGAGATCCGCGAGGTCTTCAAGTCGTCCAAGCTGGGCAACATCGCCGGTGTCCTGGTCCGGTCGGGCGAGGTCAAGCGCAACACCAAGGCGCGCCTCATCCGCGACGGCAAGGTCATCGCGGAGAGCCTCACCATCTCCGGTCTGCGTCGCTTCAAGGACGACGTCACCGAGCTCCGCGAAGGCTTCGAGGGTGGTATCAACCTCGGAAACTTCAACGACATCAAGATCGACGACGTCATCGCGACGTACGAGATGCGCGAGAAGCCGCGGGTGTAA
- a CDS encoding DUF503 domain-containing protein has protein sequence MYVGTLSFDLLLGDVHSLKEKRSVVRPIVAELQRKYAVSAAEVDHMDLHRRTIIGLAAVSGDAAHLTDVLDRCERLVAGRPEVELLSVRRRFHGDGDDD, from the coding sequence ATGTACGTGGGGACTCTGTCCTTCGACCTCCTCCTCGGCGACGTCCACTCGCTGAAGGAGAAGCGCTCCGTCGTTCGCCCGATCGTCGCCGAACTCCAGCGGAAGTACGCGGTGAGCGCGGCAGAGGTCGACCACATGGACCTCCACCGGCGGACGATCATCGGCCTGGCCGCGGTCTCCGGAGACGCGGCGCACCTCACCGACGTACTGGACCGGTGCGAACGGCTGGTCGCCGGCCGCCCCGAGGTGGAGCTGCTGTCGGTACGACGGCGGTTCCACGGCGACGGCGACGACGACTGA